In Naumovozyma dairenensis CBS 421 chromosome 2, complete genome, the following are encoded in one genomic region:
- the IMP2 gene encoding endopeptidase catalytic subunit (similar to Saccharomyces cerevisiae IMP2 (YMR035W); ancestral locus Anc_2.595) gives MFHSNHTKRFLKTALITITWVPVLMAINDKICYISQIHGNSMRPTLNPTDSSKDWVFLWKLNKESIDVDDIILLKSPMDPKKILCKRIKAKSYDKVQTIFPYPKDSAIIPRNHSWVEGDNVTHSIDSNTFGPISNGLILGKVTRVIWPPYRWGVNLQDNIGREGIIIKDDNH, from the coding sequence atgttccACAGTAACCACACTAAAAGGTTTTTAAAGACCGCATTAATTACAATAACATGGGTTCCTGTATTGATGgcaataaatgataaaatatgTTATATTTCACAGATCCATGGGAATTCCATGAGACCAACATTGAATCCGACAGACTCCAGTAAAGATTGGgtttttctttggaaattaaataaagaatcCATTGATGTAGATGATATAATACTTTTAAAATCACCAATGGATCCTAAGAAAATACTTTGCAAAAGAATTAAAGCAAAGTCGTATGATAAGGTGCAAACAATTTTCCCATATCCTAAGGATTCTGCTATCATACCGAGAAATCATTCATGGGTAGAGGGTGATAATGTCACTCATTCTATAGATAGTAACACTTTTGGTCCCATTTCTAATGGTCTCATATTGGGTAAAGTAACAAGAGTCATTTGGCCGCCATATAGATGGGGCGTGAATTTACAAGATAATATAGGTAGAGAAGGgatcattattaaagatgataatcATTGA